The sequence below is a genomic window from Flavobacterium sediminilitoris.
TTAGAATACAAGAAATTCTTACTTGAAAATCGTAAGGAGAGTTATGGTACGGTAGCTTTGTTACAAAAGGAGTTAGATCTTGAACGAATAGGTAAGGAGCTAGAAGAGGTTGATGCTTTTATAGCAATTGTTACAGCTCATAAAGCTACTTTGTAAATGAGAAACATTTTAAAATGGAAAAGGGTTGCCCTGGAATGGGGCAACCCTTTTATTTTTTTAAGTTATAATCTTTTTAGGTGTAATTTGTTATTGATAAAATTTTTCTCGTTAGTTTCAGTGGTTTTCGATAGAAAATTGCATCGAGAATAAGGAAAAAGTCATAAAAAAAAAATAGTTCTTTATATACGTCTATTTCGAATTAACGAAATGAATATTATGTGTATATTTTACGTTATTTAGAGCGCAAAGCGTATTTATAGCTTGTTTCATTTCTCTATACAAAAAATACAATTTTAAGGTTTAGTACAGTTTTGTTTGGAAAAAAGCCCATTCTACTGTGGTTTTTCTGAAACTTTTCCAAACATGTCTAGAATAAAAAACTATAAATCTGTATTAAAACATTTAAAATCAGTCAAATTTCTATTTAAAATCACTAATACTAATATAAGTAGTTTTTAAAAATAGTAAACTAGTTTGTATATATGAGTTGTTAAGTGGAATTGTTCAACATAAGGTTTGGATATGTTCATGACATACTTTTCTTAAAAGGAAAAATAGTATAAAATTTAAAAAGAAGACTATAAATTTAGTTGCAAAGCTTTTTTATAGTTATAATTGTTTTTGTCTTTTAAAATAATTGTTTTCATTTCTTTTGCTTTCTCTTTGTTGTTTGTTTTTAAGTATAACAATAAAGAATACCAATAACCTTTTGAATGTTCTTCAAAATCAGTTAGTTTGGCTACGTTTTCAAAAGCGTTTAAAGCATTTTCATTTTCGTTTAATTGGTCATAACTAGCTCCTATATAGAGAAGAGAATAAGGATACAATTTGTCATTTTTAGGTATTGTTTTAAAAGATTCAATAGCCTTGTAATAGTCTTTCTTTTTAAAATGGATTTCTCCTTTTGAAAAGTTATTTTCAGTATCTCCTTTTGTTGTAAATGAAGGTAGGTTTTCCCAGTTTACGTTATCATTATAATACTCTTGTAAGCTAGGTTTACTATTGATTAAAAATAATGTAGTGGTTAATAATATAGCTATGGAAGCTGCAATATAATAGTATAAGTGTTTTTTTCTACTTTTTTTAATAGTAGGTTTTTCAGCTATGTAAGTTTTGCCTGCTTGACGTATTTTATTTGAAAGAGCTTGTATTTCCTTGCTTTTTAATGTTTCTTTTAGTTGGTGTAATGTTTCCTCATCTACTTCTAATGGCACACTATTTTTTGTAGGAGTATGGTGCATGGCATATAATTGTTTTTGAATTATTACTTCTTCTCGTAATAATTCATCAGCAAACATCTTTTCTTCAAAAGCCTTATGTTTGGCTTCTGTCAATGTACCTTTTAGGTATTGCTCTATTTCTTCTAGTATTTCTATGGTTATTGCTCTCCCCATTTTATCATTTTTTGAAACTTACTGTCTGATTTTATAAGTTCAATTAATTTAGTTCTACATTTAAAAACGCGTTGCCTTACGGTATTAATACTGGCATAAGAATGTTCTATTACAATTTCTTCATAAGAAAGACCATTAAAATAACTACTTAATATGTCTTTGCAGTTTGTTGATAAAACATTAAATTTAGCTAAGTAAAAATCAAAACATTGTTGTTCTAAGATAAAAGAGCTTAAATCAGTTTCTTTTTCTTCTAGTGTAAGAATATCAGTTTTTATTACCTTGTTTCTTAAGGTTTTTTTCCAAATATTTTTACAAACAACAAATAAATAAGCCTCAAAAGATTGTATGATTGTCTTTTTTTCTTTTTGTGTAACTATAATATATAATAAAGCATCATGAAAAACATCTAAGGCATCTTCTTCCTTTCCTTTATTAGATAAGATAAAAGAGGCTATTTTAGGATATATTTTTGAATAAATTTCTTTTATAACAACATCTTCACCTTGTATAAGTGCATTGATATATCGCTCTGTGTTTTCCATTTATCTAATTGTATAGGTAATGTAAAAGAAATAGATCGTAATAATTAAGTATATTTAAATAAAAGTTAGTTATAAGCATGTAAAATTATATTTTTTGTATAGAAAAAGTTAATAGATTCATTTTTGTTTTATACAATAAGGTAAAAATACATAAATATTTTACATTGTAATTAAGATAAGTATAAATATAAAAAGAAGGATAAATTTATAAAACACATTGAAATGGAGTGTTTGTAAAATAAAGATTCAAAAATATTGGGTAATATTTTAGATAAAATAACCCTATTAAAAGTAATTAAAAAAAACTAAAAATATGAGAGAATTAAAAAAAATCACAATGCTTTTGCTTTTAGCTATTGCTTTTTTTTCATGTGAAAAAGAAGACTCTTTTTTGAAAGATTCCAATACTCAGAATGAACTTTTAAAAGGAACAAATAGTGCTAATGAAAGAATTAATAGAAGAAATAAGCCTGTTTATTCTAGTGATAAACTTATTGTGCAATTTGCAGGAGGAACACCTAATTCTGTAAAAGCAGGATTACGTACATTTTATGGAGTAACAAATTATGAATTATGTAAACATTGTAGTGACGATACTATTGAATTATGGATGTTTGGTGGATCAATAGATATTGAACCTAAAAAATCAGCTATTGAGCAAGGCAGTGGAGGTGGAATTGAAGCAATTATAGATGTAGATTATGAATTCACTTTTGGTATAGACTTAAGTAATCCTAATATAGGGACAGCTTTAGATTATAGCTATATATCTTACATAAAATCTAGTAATGATGGCGTTACTATTGCAGTTCTTGATACAGGGATTGCTCCTACGATAGGAGAAGGTACTTCTCCTGTTTTTACAGAGCCTTTTTTGTACAACGCTTCCGATGATGGAAATGAACTTATCTTTTCGGGTTGGGATTTTGTAAACAGCGATGCCAATTGTTTTGACGATAATAATGGACGACATGGAACAGTTGTGTCTTCTATCATAACTAAAATTTTAAATGGAAATAATCCTGCAATTCCACATCAAATAATGCCTTTGAAAGTGTGTGATGAATATGGAAAAGCTAGTTATTTTAATTTTTTATGCGCTACTAGTTTTGGTTTAGAACATGCTGAAATATTGCAAATGAGCTTAGGATGGTATGATGATGGTTTTGGAGATTTTGTAGCAACTATATTTTCAAGTTTGGTAGCAGCAAAACCTGAAGTATTAATTATTACTTCCGCAGGAAATATATCCAATAATAACGATTTCTGGGCACATTATCCATCAGGTTATGAACATAATAATATTATTGCTGTAGCTGCTTCTAATAAAAATACAATACTCGATTTCCCTTTTGGAGAGTCAAATATTGCCACTTTTTCAAATTATGGAGTCACTAGTGTCGATTTTTTTGCGAAAGGTGAAAATATTCCATTTTTAGGGTATGAAATGAGAGGTACTTCTTTTGCAGCTCCTATAGTTGCAGCAGTTGCAGCCAGAAAGAAATATGAAAATCCTACTTTTAGTGCTAGTCAAATTAAAAATCTTTTAATTAATGAAGGAATACCATGTCCTATTAGTTTTGATTCTCTTAAAAAGGTAAAATATAATAAAATTATTATGCCATATTAGTAGTAAAAGAAGAGAGACAAGCAAAATTTAAGATGTAATTTTAAAAAACAGATTAGTTTTGCTTGTTTTTTCATAAATTACGTGGAAAAAATAGCCATGTTTTCTTTTATAAAAAAGATTTTTCTTTTTCTTTTATTCTGCTCCTATACTGCTTTTTCTCAGAATGAATTAGCACAAGAAATAGATGCAATATTGCAAACAGAGCATCCAGATAAGGAAGTTGGTAATAAAGAAAAACTACAACAGCTATTGTATTTACTTTCTAAACAAAATAAAACAACTAAAACACCTCAACTAGGAAATTTATATGCCGAAATAGGGAAATATTATTATAAAAACAAGAGTAATGAAAAGGCAATTGTAATGCTTAAAAAAGCTCTTCAGATTCAAGAGTTGTATAAGAAAGAATCGTTAGAAATACTTAATAAAACTAGAAACAACTTAGCCTGGATTTATTCTTATGAAGGAAGAGAAAGTGAACGTTATAAAGTATTAGAACAATTATTACATGATGATGGAAATGATAAATATACCTTAAATGCAGGTATTGATGTAGCAGTTTTAGAAACTAAAAAAGGTGACTTTTATTCAGGATTAAATAGATTAAATGTTCTGTTAGCTAGAAATAATGCTATTGATGAAGAAATAAGATTACGCACAGTTATTGTTTGGATTTATGGAAAGATGTATGAAAATGTTTTTGCTTCAAAAAGACCTTCCGATTTTCAAATAGTAAAGAAGCATCAATTAAAAATTGAAAAAGAATTTAATAATACGTCTTTAAATACGAATGATTTATATACTGCTTATAATAATTTAGCCAATGTATATGATGCTTTTGGAGATACTGAGACAGCCTTACAATTATATTCAAAAGTAGAATCGTATTATAAAACACAAGGTGATATAGATAAAAGTTTAACCGCTTTAAATAATATAGGGCTTCTGTATTCTAAACAGGGGAAGCACAAACAAGCTACACGTTGTTATCAAGAAGTAATTCATGGTGCTACAGCTATAGCTCAGATTGCCACCGCTTATGATAACACGGGATATTTTTTAAATACCAATGTACCTTTAGATAAAATTCCTTATTTTCAAAAAGCCATACAAATTCTTTTAGAACAAAAAGAAACAACATTTACAGTTCCTTCTTTGGCAATAATTAGAGAATCAGGCTATCAACAAGATCTATTAGTGTATTTAGTAGATTTAGCCTATCATTATGTTGAAGCTTATAAAAAAGACGGAAACAAGGCTTATTTGTTCCAAGCTAAAGCAGTTTTATATCGTATAGATGAGTTAGTGTCTCTTATGCGATATGAAAGTAATACGGAACAGTCTAAATTGTTTTGGATTGAAAAAGGAGTAAATACTTATATGTTAGCAGTAGAAGTGTGCTACGGTTTAAAAAAGCCAGATGAAGCGTTTTATTTTATGGAAAAAAACAAGGCTTTGTTGCTGCAAGAAAACATTAAACTATTTCAAGCAAAATTAGAATTAGAAGTACCTAAATCTTTACAGGAACGCGAATATAAATTGCACTATGAATTAATGGCCTTGAATAAACAATTTCAAGAATATCCTAATGATCATTTATTAAAACAAAAATATAGTAAAAAGCATAAAGAATTTCAGCAGTTCATGGATTCATTACAGCAAAAATATCCTGATTATGTAAAAATTAAAAAAGAAATCGAAACAATTACTATAGATAAAGCCATTGCTACAACCATTTCAAACGAAGATTGTTTTGTAACCTATATTTTAAATGAAAAAGAAGGGTATGGTATTTTTTGTACAGCCAAAGAAAAGATAATGTTTAAAATTTCTGATGTTCCTGCTTTTCAAAAGAATTTAGTTGTTTTAAAAGATTATATGAAACAGCCTATTTTAGATAAGAACGAAATGGTTCATTTTAAACAATTGGGTTATGACGTTTTTAAATCACTATTCCCTTTTAAAGGTGCATTAGAAAAAATAACAAATAAAAAAATAATCATTGTCCCTGATGACACGTTATTAAACTTGCCATTTGAAGCCTTGCCTATTCGAACGAATGGAGTTCTGTCTGAAAATTATTTGGTATCTATAGCAGAAGTATCTTATTTGCAATCGTTTTCTGTTTTTGAAAAAATAAAGCAGAAAGAAAACAAACCTGCAAAAAAACTCTTAGCAATGGCTCCTTATCAATTTGAAAATAAAGCATTGCAGGAGTTATTACGCTCTAAAGAAGCTATGGAAGCCTTAGGTGTTTATCAATCATCTGATATTTTTACGGGAAAACAAGCCACAAAAGAAAACTTCTATAAATACAGTTCAGATTATGAAATTATTCATTTAAATACGCATGCTGGTATTGATAGTATTACTCAAACACCTTGGATATCATTTCAAAAAAATCAATTAACACTCAATGAATTATATGGTATTAATAGTCAAGCTGAATTGGTTATTTTAGATGCTTGTAAGACAAATGATGGCGAATTTGCTTCAGGAGAAGGAATAATTAGCTTGTCAAGAGGTTTTTTCTACAATGGATCAAAAAGCGTATTGGCATCTTTATGGAATGTTAATGAAAAAGCAGGAAATGAAATTATAGATGCTTTTTATGCTAAATTAAAACAAGGGAAATCGAAATCAAAAGCGCTACAATTGGCAAAAACAAAATATTTAAAAGAGCATCAATTTTCAGAAGTATTACCTTATTATTGGGCTTCTTTTACTCTTACAGGAGACACAGAATCTATAAATATTTCTAAAAAAATGTCTTATGTGGAAATACTATTTATTGTTTTACTATTGGGATTGGTTTTAGGGTATTTATACTATAAGAAAAAAAGATTCTTTTTAAAAAAATAAAGAACTTTAAAAAGTTCATTTTTTAAACTCAGCAAGCACTTTGTTGGGTTATTTTTTGGGTAATGAATTTTAATTTTTCACACTTAGATATAGATCGATCTAAGTGGTGGAACCCGAAAAACCATTTAAAAGAGTAGGGAACAAACAACTTTATTTAATTTTTTAAGTTAAATAATGCAAAACAGTATATCATGAAAAAACTATTTTATTTATTAATTATTATTCCCTTTATGTGTATTGGGCAAATGCCAAATCTGGTTGTTAATCCCGATTTTGAACAGGGTTCTATTCCTAATTTACCAGGACAAATAAGTTATGCTACAGGCTGGAATGATCAATGTACAGATCCGTTAATGTTTACAAATGGAGGTGCAGGAGTAGATTTGTTAGACAGATCTTCTTCAAACCCTAGTTTAAAAGTTCCTACAAATCTTTGGGGAAGTATAGATGAAAGAACAGGAGATAGGCGATATGCTCATTTATGGCAAACACAAAATGCAGGACCATTAGGTAATCAGCTTGCAGGAGAACGATTAAAAGGGAGTTTAACAACATCTTTGGCTACAGGTGATTATAGAGTGTGCTTTTGGGGAGCTAGAGCAACAACAAGTTTATTATCTTTAGATAATCCATATCAAATTGTAGAAGTTTACCTTGTTAATAATAATAACTGTGAAACTAGTGGAAAATTAATATTGACTACAGCAAATATGACCTATGATGGTGGAGGTAACTCTATTTGGAGGTTATATTGTGCAAATTTTACTATTTCTTCTTCTGAAGCAGGACAGTTTAATAAAATTCTATTTAAAATAAAAACACCACCTAACACACCGAGTTATCGTCATAAGCAATCTGTGTATATAGATGAAGTAAGTATAACGAAAGGTTGTGAAGATATAGTATTAAATCTACCAAATGAAATTGAAGTTTGTGATAATAATTTTGAAGAATTATGTGGACCATATAGTACATTTCCTACTCCTATTTATACTTATGAATGGTGGGGACCTCATCCTACATTACCAGTAAGTACTCTTTTATCTACATCAAGGTGCTTTACGCCTAATCGTTATGGAAGTTATAAGTTTAAAATAACAGATCAAAATGGATGTACTACCGAACATATTATTACAATTAAAAAACCTAAAATAGTGCTGCCAGAGATTGCAAATATTGAATGGTGTCCTGGTGTTTCAAAAGATCCTATTTTTGCAGGATGGCCTACTAATCCTTTTATAGGTTATAACTGTGATTATTCAATTCAATGGACTTTTAATGGTTCAATTTTAGGTGGATATAACGATTACCGTATTCCTTTTCAAGGTGAAGGTGTTTATTGTGTTTTAGTAACATTTTCAGATTATTCAGTAGAGAAGTGTTTTACTGCCACAAAATGTTGTAAACCAAAAACTGAGTTTGCAGTAAGTTGGTATGCAGGAGCAAATCCACACACTATCACAGTGTCTAATTATGTTGCCAATATTGGAGATTATGATTCAGAAACATTCTATGTATATAAAGATTGTAATAATGATGGAAACTCTGGACCTTGGACCTTAGTAAATTCGATATCAAGAAGTAGTAATTTTAATACTCCATTACATTTTGAAAATTTAGATCCAAATTGTGCTTATAAAATAGTACATGCCGTATCAAAAATATGTTTAAGACAATCTTTTATTCATACAGAATATGTAGGAGGTAATTTAGGAAAAATAGTTTTTTCTTTATCACCTAATCCAGCTATTGATAGGGTAACTATAAGTATTGAAGATTATAACTCAACGCTTAATTATCTTCTTTCTATTTATGATTTTTCAGGGAATAAGCTAGAAGAAAAGAATATTAATTTGTCAAGAACTTCTATTAATATTTCTAATTATAATAAAGGAATCTATTTTATTAAGGTTTCTAATGGAAAAGAAACTGAAACTTTGAAACTAGTAAAAGAATAGTTTTCTTTTTTCAATACAAGAATATCTGATTGTAGCATTGCTATAATCGGATATTTTTATTTAGTAATTGAACCTTCTATTTTATAGATTAAATTATTTAATTGATATTTAGTTGTATTTTTATGTATAAAAATTAATAAATCATATTTTTTTACAAAAATAAATGATGAATCCATAATTTAAATTGTGCTAATTTAATATATTTATGCAAAATTTATATATATGGAGATAGTTGCTTGTCCAAAATGTCAAAATACTAAAGTTGTAAAAAGCGGAATTATAAAGGAAAGACAACGTTATTTGTGCAAATCATGTACTTATTATTTCACAGTAAATAAAGTAGGGAAGAAGATAGACGACTATTATGTAACTAAAGCACTACAACTATATTTAGAAGGATTAAGCTATAGAGAAATTGAACGTATTATAGGTGTTTCTCATGTATCAATTAGTAATTGGGTAAAAGAATTTAAAATAAAGAAACCTCCACATCCTAATTATCATCCTAGCTATAAGATATTTAAGCATGCAGAATTAGTGGAATATTTAAAGAATAAAGACCAATTATCTGGTGCAGGAATGATTATTACAGAGTTAGGAGATAAATTTATGTTAATAAAATGGGAACGTTTTAAAGATTAACTATACTTACTTTACATTTATATATATACTTTATTACAGGATTGGAAAATAATTCTAAAATTTGGTTGAATCAAAAACAAACAATCAAATTTTATAGTATGAGAAAAATGTTGATTATTACTGGATTATTTCTTTCAATTTTGGGATACTCACAAGGGTCTCCAGATTATGAAGGAGGCTTAAAAGTAAAAATAAATGAAGATGGTTCTAAATATTTTAGAATCATATCATGGGCGCAGTTTTGGGCGCAACATAATTCAGACAGACCTTTAGATGTTAATGGCAATGAACAAGCCGATTTAAATTTTAGTTTGCGTAGAGCAAGGCTTCTATTGTATGCGCAAGTGAGTAAAGATTTCTTAATCCTAACACATTTTGGATTAAACAGTTTAAATGCTGATAACATGAGCCCAACAGGAACAGGAGATGCTTCGCAACTATTTTTTCATGATGTTTGGGCGCAATATAGCTTAGGAAAAAATCACGCTATAGGAGGTGGGTTGCATTATTGGAATGGTATTTCTCGTTTAAATAATCAGAGTACATTAAATTTCATGACACTGGACAATCAAAGACAATCATGGGCCACGCTGGGTTTGTCAGATCAATTTGCTCGTCATTTAGGGGTTTATTTAAAAGGATCTTTCGGAAAATTACAATATAGAGTTTCTGTTAATGAAGCAGAAACCAATAATTTACAAGCAAGTACTACTCCTGTAAATGGAGGAAGTGCAACTTATACAGGGAGACGTTTATTAGGATCAAAAGAAGCAGGAAAAACCTATTCGGGCTATTTTGAATATGGTTTTTTAGATAGTGAGAGTAATTTTTTACCATATAAAGTAGGTTCTTATGTGGGAAGTAAAAAAATATTTAATGTAGGTGCTGGTTTTTTTATGCATCCAAAAGGTTCTGTTATTGCAGATGCATCAGGTACTTTAAAAGGTGAAGATGTAAACATTCTTGCAGTAGATGCATTTTATGATGCACCAATAGGAAATAATGGTGGTGCAATAACAGCTTATGCTTTGTATCAAAATACCGATTATGGAAAAGATTTTAGATTAGGTACTACTTATGAAACAGGATCTATGCTTCATGCACATATAGGTTATGTATTACCTGTAAAAACTAA
It includes:
- a CDS encoding tetratricopeptide repeat protein, which codes for MGRAITIEILEEIEQYLKGTLTEAKHKAFEEKMFADELLREEVIIQKQLYAMHHTPTKNSVPLEVDEETLHQLKETLKSKEIQALSNKIRQAGKTYIAEKPTIKKSRKKHLYYYIAASIAILLTTTLFLINSKPSLQEYYNDNVNWENLPSFTTKGDTENNFSKGEIHFKKKDYYKAIESFKTIPKNDKLYPYSLLYIGASYDQLNENENALNAFENVAKLTDFEEHSKGYWYSLLLYLKTNNKEKAKEMKTIILKDKNNYNYKKALQLNL
- a CDS encoding RNA polymerase sigma factor is translated as MENTERYINALIQGEDVVIKEIYSKIYPKIASFILSNKGKEEDALDVFHDALLYIIVTQKEKKTIIQSFEAYLFVVCKNIWKKTLRNKVIKTDILTLEEKETDLSSFILEQQCFDFYLAKFNVLSTNCKDILSSYFNGLSYEEIVIEHSYASINTVRQRVFKCRTKLIELIKSDSKFQKMIKWGEQ
- a CDS encoding S8 family serine peptidase yields the protein MRELKKITMLLLLAIAFFSCEKEDSFLKDSNTQNELLKGTNSANERINRRNKPVYSSDKLIVQFAGGTPNSVKAGLRTFYGVTNYELCKHCSDDTIELWMFGGSIDIEPKKSAIEQGSGGGIEAIIDVDYEFTFGIDLSNPNIGTALDYSYISYIKSSNDGVTIAVLDTGIAPTIGEGTSPVFTEPFLYNASDDGNELIFSGWDFVNSDANCFDDNNGRHGTVVSSIITKILNGNNPAIPHQIMPLKVCDEYGKASYFNFLCATSFGLEHAEILQMSLGWYDDGFGDFVATIFSSLVAAKPEVLIITSAGNISNNNDFWAHYPSGYEHNNIIAVAASNKNTILDFPFGESNIATFSNYGVTSVDFFAKGENIPFLGYEMRGTSFAAPIVAAVAARKKYENPTFSASQIKNLLINEGIPCPISFDSLKKVKYNKIIMPY
- a CDS encoding IS1/IS1595 family N-terminal zinc-binding domain-containing protein, which codes for MEIVACPKCQNTKVVKSGIIKERQRYLCKSCTYYFTVNKVGKKIDDYYVTKALQLYLEGLSYREIERIIGVSHVSISNWVKEFKIKKPPHPNYHPSYKIFKHAELVEYLKNKDQLSGAGMIITELGDKFMLIKWERFKD
- a CDS encoding T9SS type A sorting domain-containing protein, with amino-acid sequence MKKLFYLLIIIPFMCIGQMPNLVVNPDFEQGSIPNLPGQISYATGWNDQCTDPLMFTNGGAGVDLLDRSSSNPSLKVPTNLWGSIDERTGDRRYAHLWQTQNAGPLGNQLAGERLKGSLTTSLATGDYRVCFWGARATTSLLSLDNPYQIVEVYLVNNNNCETSGKLILTTANMTYDGGGNSIWRLYCANFTISSSEAGQFNKILFKIKTPPNTPSYRHKQSVYIDEVSITKGCEDIVLNLPNEIEVCDNNFEELCGPYSTFPTPIYTYEWWGPHPTLPVSTLLSTSRCFTPNRYGSYKFKITDQNGCTTEHIITIKKPKIVLPEIANIEWCPGVSKDPIFAGWPTNPFIGYNCDYSIQWTFNGSILGGYNDYRIPFQGEGVYCVLVTFSDYSVEKCFTATKCCKPKTEFAVSWYAGANPHTITVSNYVANIGDYDSETFYVYKDCNNDGNSGPWTLVNSISRSSNFNTPLHFENLDPNCAYKIVHAVSKICLRQSFIHTEYVGGNLGKIVFSLSPNPAIDRVTISIEDYNSTLNYLLSIYDFSGNKLEEKNINLSRTSINISNYNKGIYFIKVSNGKETETLKLVKE
- a CDS encoding CHAT domain-containing protein, producing MEKIAMFSFIKKIFLFLLFCSYTAFSQNELAQEIDAILQTEHPDKEVGNKEKLQQLLYLLSKQNKTTKTPQLGNLYAEIGKYYYKNKSNEKAIVMLKKALQIQELYKKESLEILNKTRNNLAWIYSYEGRESERYKVLEQLLHDDGNDKYTLNAGIDVAVLETKKGDFYSGLNRLNVLLARNNAIDEEIRLRTVIVWIYGKMYENVFASKRPSDFQIVKKHQLKIEKEFNNTSLNTNDLYTAYNNLANVYDAFGDTETALQLYSKVESYYKTQGDIDKSLTALNNIGLLYSKQGKHKQATRCYQEVIHGATAIAQIATAYDNTGYFLNTNVPLDKIPYFQKAIQILLEQKETTFTVPSLAIIRESGYQQDLLVYLVDLAYHYVEAYKKDGNKAYLFQAKAVLYRIDELVSLMRYESNTEQSKLFWIEKGVNTYMLAVEVCYGLKKPDEAFYFMEKNKALLLQENIKLFQAKLELEVPKSLQEREYKLHYELMALNKQFQEYPNDHLLKQKYSKKHKEFQQFMDSLQQKYPDYVKIKKEIETITIDKAIATTISNEDCFVTYILNEKEGYGIFCTAKEKIMFKISDVPAFQKNLVVLKDYMKQPILDKNEMVHFKQLGYDVFKSLFPFKGALEKITNKKIIIVPDDTLLNLPFEALPIRTNGVLSENYLVSIAEVSYLQSFSVFEKIKQKENKPAKKLLAMAPYQFENKALQELLRSKEAMEALGVYQSSDIFTGKQATKENFYKYSSDYEIIHLNTHAGIDSITQTPWISFQKNQLTLNELYGINSQAELVILDACKTNDGEFASGEGIISLSRGFFYNGSKSVLASLWNVNEKAGNEIIDAFYAKLKQGKSKSKALQLAKTKYLKEHQFSEVLPYYWASFTLTGDTESINISKKMSYVEILFIVLLLGLVLGYLYYKKKRFFLKK